A window of the Peromyscus leucopus breed LL Stock chromosome 22, UCI_PerLeu_2.1, whole genome shotgun sequence genome harbors these coding sequences:
- the Ndufaf7 gene encoding protein arginine methyltransferase NDUFAF7, mitochondrial, which produces MNALVRRGVARAGIPCLWRGKCFSSGNEPAESNRVTPMLRHLMYKIKSTGPITVAEYMKEVLTNPAKGYYVHHDMLGEKGDFITSPEISQIFGELLGIWFVSEWMTSGKNPAFQLVELGPGRGTLTGDILRVFSQLGSVLKTCDISIHLVEVSQKLSEIQAQALTEEKLPVERDAESLVYMKGVTKSGIPVSWYRDLKDVPKGYSFYLAHEFFDVLPVHKFQKTPQGWREVLVDIDPQVSDKLRFVLAPCATPAEAFIQHDERRDHVEVCPDAGIIIQELSQRIASSGGAALIADYGHDGTKTDTFRGFCGHQLHDVLTAPGTADLTADVDFSYLRRMVQGKVASLGPVEQRTFLKNMGIDVRLKVLLDKADEPSTKRQLLQGYDMLMNPQKMGERFNFFALLPHQRLHGAGQERNACQSKTPASSVAGFDDLVWQ; this is translated from the exons ATGAATGCTTTAGTGAGACGTGGAGTGGCCCGTGCGG GCATTCCCTGTCTTTGGAGAGGGAAGTGCTTCAGCTCCGGGAATGAGCCGGCGGAAAGCAACCGGGTGACGCCGATGCTGCGGCAtcttatgtataaaataaagtcCACAGGTCCCATCACCGTGGCCGAGTACATGAAGGAGGTTTTGACCAACCCAGCCAAG GGATATTACGTGCATCATGATATGCTAGGGGAAAAAGGAGACTTCATTACTTCACCCGAAATAAGTCAAATCTTTGGGGAG TTACTAGGGATATGGTTTGTCAGTGAATGGATGACCTCTGGAAAAAATCCAGCTTTCCAGCTGGTGGAACTGGGTCCAGGTCGGGGGACCCTCACTGGAGATATCTTGAGG gTGTTCAGTCAGCTTGGGTCCGTGCTAAAAACCTGTGACATTTCAATACACCTAGTAGAGGTGAGCCAGAAATTAAGTGAGATTCAAGCACAGGCACTGACTGAGGAGAAGCTCCCTGTGGAGAGAGATGCCGAATCCCTGGTGTACATGAAAGGTGTCACTAAGTCTGGGATCCCCGTCTCCTGGTACCGAGATCTGAAGGATGTTCCTAAAG gataCAGCTTTTATCTTGCACACGAGTTTTTTGATGTTCTTCCCGTGCATAAATTTCAG AAAACACCACAAGGATGGAGAGAAGTGCTTGTTGATATCGACCCCCAAGTTTCTGATAAACTGAGGTTCGTCTTGGCGCCTTGTGCGACGCCAGCAGAAGCCTTCATACAA CACGATGAAAGAAGGGACCATGTGGAAGTGTGTCCCGACGCTGGGATTATTATACAGGAACTTTCTCAACGCATTGCATCAAGCGGAGGTGCTGCTCTGATTGCTGATTACGGTCACGATGGGACAAAGACAGACACCTTCAGA GGGTTTTGTGGACACCAGCTTCATGATGTCTTAACTGCTCCTGGAACAGCAGATCTGACAGCTGATGTGGACTTCAGTTACCTGCGCAGAATGGTACAAGGAAAAGTAGCATCTCTGGGTCCAGTAGAGCAGCGAACGTTTTTAAAAAACATGGGCATTGATGTCCGGCTGAAG GTTCTTTTAGATAAAGCAGACGAGCCATCCACGAAGCGGCAGTTACTTCAGGGGTATGACATGTTAATGAACCCTCAGAAGATGGGAGAGAGATTCAACTTCTTTGCCTTGCTGCCTCATCAGAGACTTCATGGTGCAGGTCAAGAAAGGAATGCCTGTCAGTCAAAGACCCCTGCATCATCTGTAGCTGGGTTTGATGACCTTGTTTGGCAGTGA